A genomic segment from uncultured Marinifilum sp. encodes:
- a CDS encoding ATP-binding protein has translation MNHLFIPNKGRVNFEDIIFDEELSVQINQFLREYEHAEILSKYGLPVINKILLFGKSGCGKTMTAKAIAHKLNKKLKTINLGNIISSKLGETSRNIASAFKMVETQEAVLFFDEFDSLGKERNYDNTDSSEMKRVVNGMIQMMDNLPKNSVIIAATNQIEMIDEALVRRFELKMEFHNPNQQDLDRLYDKLLAKYPTEYTSFIRVYDISFAEAENQVMNQVKENIIQSELLKKANIIEEQMLASRN, from the coding sequence ATGAATCATTTATTTATTCCGAATAAGGGAAGGGTTAATTTTGAAGATATTATTTTCGACGAGGAGCTATCTGTTCAAATTAATCAGTTTTTGAGAGAATATGAACATGCTGAAATATTGTCGAAATATGGTTTGCCTGTCATCAATAAAATTTTGCTTTTTGGAAAATCGGGTTGTGGAAAAACCATGACTGCCAAAGCCATTGCTCATAAGCTGAATAAAAAATTGAAGACAATTAATTTGGGGAATATTATCTCTTCAAAACTAGGTGAAACTTCAAGAAATATTGCTTCTGCTTTTAAAATGGTAGAAACCCAGGAGGCTGTTTTGTTTTTCGACGAATTCGATTCCTTAGGAAAAGAACGAAACTACGATAATACCGATAGTAGCGAAATGAAACGTGTGGTGAATGGCATGATTCAGATGATGGATAATTTACCTAAAAATTCTGTTATTATTGCAGCAACCAACCAAATTGAAATGATTGATGAAGCTTTGGTGAGACGTTTCGAATTGAAAATGGAATTTCACAATCCAAATCAACAAGATTTAGATAGACTATATGACAAGTTACTGGCTAAATATCCTACAGAGTATACTAGTTTTATACGTGTTTATGATATTTCTTTTGCCGAAGCGGAGAATCAGGTAATGAATCAGGTAAAAGAAAATATTATTCAATCCGAATTATTAAAAAAAGCGAATATTATTGAGGAACAAATGTTAGCAAGCCGTAATTAG
- a CDS encoding prolyl oligopeptidase family serine peptidase, translated as MNKIIVSALAVLLSVNLCFASSQDEKQKTIKNWLASDAIELHLPAFNTTEDFSGNTFQLKNLLQENQIDLCKISPKESDQLIWNQSQVSWKKKSTNSKGFVSLPNKENQLHYLVSYLNTDRWSELELSLKSYPMIEVYVDGKKQLSQYTHKADEAKESSKSIKLEQGHHKIVVKVLSGEKNNKFKLELNAKKDWNANTFALSLSPKQFMDINKVLDGTKVKSTALSFDGKYALISYSRTLPPSDKSENWSEIQEIESGKILYTFRGTQLSNITWLPTGNQISYTKAYNGKTSVFVFDFEKKTEKQIAENITDFSSYTWAPNGKFIIYSVGKSNAEDWKMKKFQGMEDRLPWYRYRSFLYKLDVNSGIKQRLTYGTLSTDLADISTDGKNILFTTSRPDYSGYPYFKQNLYQMNVETFAVDTIWKDKLVDGQAQYSPDGKQLLVQGGPSCFGKLGENIGNQPLANNYDGQLYIYDLISKKVDPITYNFDPAISSASWNARDNKIYIQAQDKDYVRLFSYDIASKEFTSLESKSDVIRNFDLSKNGNTLSYVACGISSQYKAFACNIADKAIQVIADPEKSHLAKVQFGKTEDWNFTKDDGTTIIGRVYYPPNFDSSKKYPMIVNYYGGTSPVERSFGGRYPLNMYAAMGYVVYLLQPSGATGFGQEFSARHQNNWGITTADEIIKGTKKFIKEHKFIDAGKVGCIGASYGGFTTQLLQTRTDIFAAAISHAGISDITSYWGEGYWGYSYSMNATGKSFPWNRKDIYVDQSPLFNADKITTPMLLLHGSVDTNVPLGESIQMYQALKLLGKDVEFVQVKDQNHLIQNYNKRILWNNTIFAYFAKYLKNQPQWWDNLYPDKNL; from the coding sequence ATGAATAAAATAATTGTATCAGCATTAGCTGTACTACTAAGTGTAAATCTTTGCTTTGCATCTTCGCAAGATGAAAAACAAAAAACAATTAAAAACTGGCTTGCAAGCGATGCCATAGAACTACATTTACCTGCTTTTAATACTACCGAAGATTTTAGCGGCAATACTTTTCAACTGAAAAACCTTTTGCAGGAAAACCAGATTGATCTTTGTAAGATTTCTCCTAAAGAATCAGATCAACTGATTTGGAACCAGTCACAAGTAAGCTGGAAAAAGAAAAGTACCAACTCTAAAGGTTTTGTTTCCCTTCCAAACAAAGAAAATCAATTGCACTATCTGGTTTCTTATCTGAATACCGATAGGTGGAGCGAACTGGAACTTTCTCTGAAAAGCTATCCTATGATTGAGGTGTATGTTGATGGCAAGAAACAACTGTCGCAATACACACACAAAGCCGATGAAGCCAAAGAATCGAGCAAAAGCATAAAACTGGAACAGGGACACCATAAAATTGTGGTGAAAGTTTTAAGTGGTGAGAAAAACAACAAGTTCAAACTGGAACTAAATGCTAAAAAAGATTGGAATGCTAATACATTTGCCTTAAGCCTTTCTCCAAAACAATTTATGGATATCAACAAAGTGCTGGATGGAACAAAAGTGAAAAGCACCGCTTTATCATTCGATGGCAAATATGCTCTAATTTCCTACAGCCGCACCCTGCCTCCTTCTGATAAATCGGAGAACTGGAGCGAAATTCAGGAGATTGAAAGCGGTAAGATTCTTTACACTTTCCGCGGTACACAGCTTTCAAACATCACTTGGCTACCAACAGGAAATCAAATTTCCTACACCAAAGCATACAATGGCAAAACATCTGTTTTTGTTTTCGATTTCGAGAAAAAGACCGAAAAACAAATCGCCGAAAATATTACCGATTTTTCTTCTTACACATGGGCACCAAACGGAAAATTTATCATCTACAGTGTAGGCAAAAGCAATGCTGAAGACTGGAAAATGAAAAAGTTCCAGGGAATGGAAGACCGCCTGCCATGGTACAGATACCGATCGTTCCTATACAAACTGGATGTTAACAGCGGTATTAAGCAACGCCTTACCTACGGAACTTTATCTACCGATTTGGCCGATATCAGCACCGATGGCAAAAACATCCTGTTCACCACATCGCGTCCCGATTACAGCGGATATCCATATTTTAAACAGAATCTTTACCAGATGAATGTGGAAACTTTTGCTGTTGATACCATCTGGAAAGATAAACTGGTTGACGGACAGGCTCAATATTCGCCTGATGGAAAACAATTATTGGTACAAGGCGGACCTTCCTGTTTTGGCAAGCTTGGCGAAAACATTGGCAATCAGCCATTGGCAAACAATTACGACGGACAACTTTACATTTACGATTTAATCAGTAAAAAAGTCGATCCGATAACTTACAATTTCGATCCGGCAATTAGCAGTGCCAGCTGGAATGCCAGGGATAATAAAATCTACATTCAAGCTCAGGATAAGGACTATGTACGATTATTCTCTTACGATATAGCAAGCAAAGAATTCACAAGCCTGGAAAGCAAATCAGACGTGATCCGTAATTTCGATCTTTCGAAAAACGGAAATACTTTAAGCTATGTGGCCTGCGGAATTTCCAGTCAGTACAAAGCATTTGCCTGTAACATTGCCGATAAAGCCATTCAGGTAATTGCCGATCCCGAAAAATCGCATTTGGCCAAGGTACAATTCGGAAAAACCGAAGACTGGAACTTCACCAAAGACGACGGAACCACGATTATTGGTCGTGTTTACTATCCTCCAAACTTCGATAGCAGCAAAAAATACCCGATGATTGTGAACTACTACGGTGGAACTTCGCCTGTAGAACGCAGCTTTGGCGGGCGCTACCCACTAAACATGTATGCAGCCATGGGATATGTTGTTTATCTGCTTCAGCCAAGCGGTGCTACCGGATTTGGACAAGAATTCTCGGCTCGTCACCAAAATAACTGGGGAATTACCACTGCCGACGAAATTATTAAGGGAACCAAAAAATTCATTAAGGAACACAAGTTTATTGATGCCGGTAAAGTTGGATGTATTGGAGCATCATACGGTGGATTTACAACCCAATTATTACAAACCAGAACCGATATTTTTGCTGCCGCGATTTCACATGCAGGTATTAGCGATATTACCAGCTATTGGGGCGAAGGCTACTGGGGATATTCCTACAGCATGAATGCCACCGGAAAATCATTCCCTTGGAACAGAAAAGACATTTATGTAGATCAAAGTCCGCTGTTTAATGCCGATAAAATCACAACTCCAATGCTATTGCTACACGGTAGTGTTGACACCAATGTGCCTTTAGGAGAAAGCATTCAAATGTATCAGGCATTAAAACTATTGGGTAAGGATGTAGAATTTGTACAGGTAAAAGATCAAAACCATTTAATACAAAACTACAACAAACGCATTCTTTGGAACAATACCATATTTGCCTACTTTGCAAAATACCTAAAAAATCAGCCACAATGGTGGGATAATTTATATCCTGATAAGAATTTATAA
- the rlmD gene encoding 23S rRNA (uracil(1939)-C(5))-methyltransferase RlmD — protein MGRKRNRKPLLESVKIEKLAAEGKAIAKIEDKVLFVTNVIPGDVVDVQVTKKRKNFMEGYPVFFHEHSPLKKDAFCEHFGVCGGCKWQNLPYEEQLKFKQQEVVDNLERIGKVELPEVNTILASEKTKFYRNKLEFTFSNKRYLTNEEIASGEDIDRTPALGFHVPKLFDKVVDINKCHLQPEPSNAVRLAIKEYAFANDLSFFDIRNQEGFLRTLVVRTSSTGENMIIVVFYHEDVEKREALLNHLADKFPEITSLMYIINEKANDSITDQDVILFKGQDHIFEQMEGLKFKIGPKSFYQTNSEQAYNLYCKTRDFAELTGDEIVYDLYTGTGTIANFVAKQAKKVIGIEYVPEAIADAKVNSEINGIHNTEFFAGDMKNVLNKEFIELHGQPDTIIVDPPRAGMHADVVETILHAAPKRIVYVSCNSATQARDLAMMDEAYKVTKVQAVDMFPHTHHVENIVQLEKR, from the coding sequence GTGGGCAGAAAAAGAAACAGAAAACCGCTTCTGGAAAGCGTAAAAATTGAGAAGTTAGCCGCCGAAGGAAAGGCCATCGCAAAAATTGAGGATAAAGTGTTGTTTGTAACCAACGTTATTCCTGGCGATGTTGTAGATGTACAGGTAACAAAAAAGCGCAAAAATTTTATGGAAGGATATCCTGTTTTCTTTCACGAGCATTCTCCGCTTAAAAAAGATGCCTTTTGCGAACATTTTGGAGTTTGCGGAGGTTGTAAATGGCAAAACTTACCTTACGAAGAACAACTAAAATTTAAACAACAAGAGGTTGTTGACAATTTAGAACGAATTGGTAAAGTTGAATTGCCAGAGGTAAATACTATTTTGGCATCAGAAAAAACAAAATTCTATCGCAACAAATTAGAATTTACTTTCTCGAACAAAAGATATTTAACCAACGAAGAAATTGCTAGTGGCGAAGATATTGATCGTACTCCTGCACTTGGTTTTCATGTGCCTAAATTATTCGATAAAGTTGTTGATATTAATAAATGTCACCTTCAGCCAGAACCCTCCAATGCAGTACGTTTAGCAATTAAAGAATATGCTTTTGCCAATGATTTAAGCTTTTTCGATATCCGAAATCAGGAAGGATTTTTAAGAACCTTAGTTGTTAGAACTTCATCAACTGGTGAGAATATGATTATCGTTGTTTTCTATCATGAAGATGTTGAAAAACGAGAAGCCCTATTAAATCATCTTGCTGATAAATTTCCTGAGATTACTTCATTAATGTATATCATTAACGAAAAAGCAAATGATTCCATTACAGATCAGGATGTGATTTTATTCAAAGGACAAGATCATATTTTTGAGCAAATGGAAGGTTTAAAATTCAAGATCGGTCCCAAATCGTTCTACCAAACCAATTCTGAGCAAGCATATAATTTATATTGCAAAACTCGCGATTTTGCTGAATTAACAGGCGATGAAATAGTTTACGACCTTTACACCGGAACCGGAACCATTGCCAATTTTGTTGCCAAGCAAGCAAAAAAAGTAATTGGAATTGAATATGTTCCCGAAGCCATTGCCGATGCAAAAGTAAATTCTGAAATTAATGGTATTCATAATACAGAATTCTTTGCCGGCGACATGAAAAATGTTCTTAACAAAGAATTTATTGAACTTCACGGACAGCCAGATACAATAATCGTTGATCCTCCTCGCGCCGGAATGCACGCCGATGTTGTTGAAACAATTCTGCATGCCGCACCAAAACGCATTGTTTACGTTAGCTGTAACTCGGCAACTCAGGCACGCGATTTAGCCATGATGGACGAAGCCTACAAAGTTACCAAAGTACAAGCTGTAGACATGTTCCCACACACACATCATGTGGAGAATATTGTGCAGTTGGAGAAACGCTAG
- a CDS encoding pyridoxamine 5'-phosphate oxidase family protein translates to MRKKEREITDQNQLLEILTKSKVCRLAIHDTPYPYIVALNYGYADNALFIHCAKEGKKIDLLKANNKVGFQIEFGSELIKHAESCQWTTKYQSVVGKAEVEIIDDFEQKTQGLDVIMKHSGKTDNSYNPKYIDRILILKVNIRKMSGKASL, encoded by the coding sequence ATGCGCAAAAAAGAAAGAGAAATTACCGATCAAAATCAATTGTTAGAAATCCTTACAAAATCGAAAGTTTGCCGACTGGCAATTCACGATACGCCATATCCATACATTGTTGCACTAAATTATGGCTATGCCGATAATGCCTTATTTATACATTGTGCCAAAGAAGGAAAGAAAATCGATCTACTAAAAGCAAACAACAAAGTTGGTTTTCAAATCGAGTTTGGGAGTGAACTAATCAAGCATGCCGAATCCTGCCAATGGACCACAAAATACCAATCGGTAGTGGGAAAGGCAGAAGTAGAGATTATCGATGATTTCGAACAAAAAACACAAGGTCTGGATGTGATTATGAAGCATTCCGGCAAAACGGATAATTCCTACAATCCCAAATATATCGATCGCATCCTGATTCTTAAGGTAAACATCAGGAAAATGTCAGGAAAAGCAAGCCTTTAA
- a CDS encoding type IX secretion system membrane protein PorP/SprF, translating to MKKALIAFCVLFFASASYLLAQDIRFSQFYANKLYLNPALAGSTNYSNLSLNYRNQWPNLDLPYVTYSVSFDNFYEALNGGIGITVIQDDQGDGALKTTTFAGMYSFYLRINDDFIIRPAIQAAFMQKKVDWQNLVFPDQVSPIYGSIFPHNTAGDPLNRRKDGWDFSLGSIAYYKDFYFGIAAHHLAKPDLSFDDEQKDKLQTKYTVHAGAEFVLGGRNYRYADNWILAPAVLYQQQGDFSQMNYGLYASKSSMVFGLWFNQNFEPNYDSFIAMVGFVTERFKVAYSYDYAISKLIHTNTGAHEISFSFPVVMDMKKRRKRIKAVRSPVF from the coding sequence ATGAAGAAAGCTCTAATTGCTTTTTGTGTATTATTTTTTGCCTCAGCGAGTTATTTACTTGCTCAGGATATTCGTTTTTCACAATTTTATGCAAATAAGTTATACCTAAACCCTGCTTTAGCTGGATCAACCAACTATTCTAACCTAAGTTTAAATTATCGTAATCAATGGCCAAATCTCGATCTTCCGTATGTAACTTATAGTGTATCTTTCGATAATTTTTACGAAGCATTAAATGGAGGTATTGGTATTACAGTTATTCAGGATGATCAGGGAGATGGAGCCCTTAAAACAACCACTTTTGCCGGAATGTATTCCTTTTATTTAAGAATTAACGATGATTTTATTATTCGTCCGGCTATACAGGCTGCTTTTATGCAGAAAAAAGTAGATTGGCAAAATTTGGTTTTTCCCGATCAGGTATCTCCAATTTATGGAAGTATTTTTCCTCATAATACGGCAGGCGATCCTTTAAATCGAAGAAAAGATGGCTGGGATTTTTCTCTTGGATCAATTGCTTACTATAAAGATTTTTATTTTGGCATTGCTGCTCATCACCTGGCTAAACCCGATTTAAGTTTCGATGATGAACAGAAAGACAAGTTGCAAACAAAATATACAGTGCATGCAGGTGCCGAGTTTGTTTTGGGTGGAAGAAATTATCGATATGCTGATAATTGGATATTGGCTCCGGCAGTTTTATATCAGCAGCAAGGCGATTTTTCGCAAATGAATTACGGTTTGTATGCCAGTAAAAGTTCAATGGTATTTGGTTTGTGGTTTAACCAGAATTTTGAGCCAAATTACGATTCTTTTATCGCAATGGTAGGTTTTGTTACCGAACGATTTAAAGTTGCTTACAGTTACGATTATGCTATTTCTAAGTTAATTCATACCAATACCGGAGCTCACGAAATTTCATTTTCCTTTCCAGTGGTTATGGATATGAAAAAAAGAAGAAAACGAATTAAGGCGGTTCGTTCGCCAGTATTTTAA
- a CDS encoding ATP-binding cassette domain-containing protein, which produces MISINNLTVEFGGFTLFKEVSFIVNTRDRIGLVGKNGAGKSTLLKIFSGFQAPSKGTVSVPNEVKIGYLPQQMNHVDGKTVMEETLTAFEEVIAMEKQIAKINAEIAERTDYESESYMKLINRLTDINDRYHMMGGENVDAEAERTLIGLGFLRSDFTRQTNEFSGGWRMRIELAKILLRRPDVFLLDEPTNHLDIESIQWLEDFLKVYPGAVVLVSHDRAFLDNITNRTVEISVGKIYDYKVPYSEYVVLHAERREQQMKAYINQQKMIKDTEEFIERFRYKATKSVQVQSRIKQLEKIDRIEIDEEDASKLNLKFPPAPRSGDLVCEAKALSKAYGDHLVLNDLEFVIERGEKLAFVGKNGEGKSTLVKVLMGELEHTGVCKIGHNVKIGYFAQNQAQLLDENKTVLDTIDDVAVGEVRTKIRDILGAFMFRGEDVDKKVKVLSGGERSRLAMIRLLLEPVNLLVLDEPTNHLDMKSKDVLKEALSQFDGTVIVVSHDREFLDGLASKVYEFTNKKIKEHLGGIYDFLRSKKMETLKELEVKKSIVQEKTIDAPSENKLNYLERKELSKKINKMERNVSKAEENIANFEKEIAEMEDLLANPEKMQDQSLFTKYEEAKKKLEDEMFAWEDFNEQLEELVAEKGE; this is translated from the coding sequence ATGATCTCTATAAATAATCTTACCGTTGAATTTGGTGGATTTACTCTTTTTAAAGAAGTAAGCTTTATTGTAAATACTCGCGATCGAATTGGTTTAGTGGGAAAAAATGGAGCTGGAAAATCTACATTGCTTAAGATATTTTCAGGGTTTCAAGCTCCTAGTAAAGGTACTGTTTCGGTTCCTAACGAGGTGAAAATCGGATATCTGCCACAGCAAATGAACCATGTTGATGGTAAAACAGTAATGGAGGAAACCCTTACCGCCTTTGAGGAGGTTATAGCAATGGAAAAGCAGATTGCTAAAATTAATGCCGAAATTGCTGAGCGTACAGATTATGAGTCGGAAAGTTATATGAAGCTGATAAATCGTCTAACAGATATAAATGATCGATATCACATGATGGGTGGAGAGAATGTTGATGCTGAGGCTGAGCGTACTCTTATTGGATTAGGCTTTTTGCGATCGGATTTTACTCGTCAGACAAATGAATTTAGTGGTGGTTGGAGAATGCGTATTGAATTGGCAAAAATTCTTTTGCGTCGTCCAGATGTTTTTTTACTGGATGAGCCAACCAATCATCTTGATATTGAATCTATTCAGTGGTTAGAGGACTTTTTGAAAGTTTACCCTGGTGCCGTTGTGTTGGTATCGCACGACCGTGCATTTTTAGATAATATAACCAACAGAACAGTTGAAATTTCGGTTGGAAAAATTTATGATTATAAAGTTCCTTATTCCGAGTATGTTGTTTTACATGCCGAGCGCAGGGAACAGCAGATGAAAGCCTATATTAATCAGCAAAAAATGATTAAAGATACCGAAGAGTTTATTGAACGATTCAGGTATAAAGCAACAAAATCGGTTCAGGTGCAATCGAGAATTAAACAACTCGAAAAAATAGATAGAATAGAAATCGATGAGGAAGATGCAAGTAAATTAAATCTTAAGTTTCCGCCTGCTCCCCGTTCGGGCGATTTGGTTTGTGAGGCAAAAGCTTTAAGTAAAGCTTATGGAGATCATTTGGTACTTAATGATCTTGAATTTGTAATAGAAAGAGGAGAGAAGCTGGCTTTTGTAGGGAAGAATGGAGAAGGAAAATCCACTCTTGTAAAAGTACTGATGGGAGAATTGGAACATACCGGCGTTTGTAAAATAGGTCATAATGTAAAAATTGGATATTTTGCGCAAAATCAGGCTCAGCTTTTAGATGAAAACAAAACCGTTCTGGATACTATCGATGATGTTGCAGTGGGCGAAGTTCGTACCAAAATTAGAGATATTTTGGGCGCTTTCATGTTTCGCGGCGAAGATGTGGATAAGAAAGTAAAAGTTCTTTCTGGTGGGGAACGATCCAGATTGGCAATGATTCGTTTATTGCTTGAACCAGTTAATTTATTGGTGCTCGATGAGCCTACTAACCATTTGGATATGAAATCTAAAGATGTGTTGAAAGAGGCATTGTCGCAATTCGATGGAACGGTGATTGTTGTATCTCACGATCGTGAATTTTTAGATGGATTGGCTTCTAAAGTTTATGAGTTCACCAATAAAAAGATAAAAGAACATTTGGGTGGTATTTATGATTTTCTGCGTTCAAAAAAAATGGAAACTTTAAAGGAGCTGGAGGTAAAAAAATCAATTGTTCAGGAAAAAACAATTGACGCACCTTCGGAGAATAAGCTTAACTATTTGGAGCGTAAAGAGCTTAGCAAAAAAATTAATAAAATGGAGCGCAATGTTTCTAAAGCTGAAGAGAATATTGCAAACTTCGAGAAAGAGATTGCCGAAATGGAGGACTTGTTAGCAAATCCGGAGAAAATGCAGGATCAATCTCTTTTTACAAAGTATGAAGAAGCCAAAAAGAAATTGGAAGATGAGATGTTTGCCTGGGAAGATTTTAATGAGCAGTTGGAAGAGTTGGTTGCTGAGAAAGGAGAATAA
- the yaaA gene encoding peroxide stress protein YaaA, with protein MLIIISPAKTLDFDSPANTSIYSDSQFTKDSEQLIKVLRKLKVDDIANLMGISGKLAQLNFERFHNWHLPFTSENAKQALLAFKGDVYTGIDATSLSHKDLEQAQSSLRILSGLYGVLKPMDLIQPYRLEMGKKLETPKGENLYQFWGDKITNAINKDLIENNHSHLINLASNEYYKSIKSKNIKADIISPAFKDLKNGEYKIISFYAKKARGLMTRFIIQNKITNPDDLKAFDLDGYIYNPNLSKENAPVFTRDH; from the coding sequence ATGCTAATTATTATATCGCCCGCAAAAACATTAGATTTTGACTCTCCAGCAAATACAAGCATTTATTCTGATTCACAATTTACCAAAGATTCGGAACAACTAATTAAGGTACTAAGAAAACTTAAAGTTGACGATATTGCTAATTTAATGGGCATAAGTGGAAAACTTGCTCAGTTAAATTTCGAACGCTTTCACAATTGGCATTTGCCATTTACCAGCGAAAATGCCAAGCAAGCACTTCTGGCGTTTAAAGGAGATGTATATACAGGAATTGATGCCACTAGTTTAAGCCATAAAGATTTGGAACAAGCCCAATCTAGTCTTCGAATATTATCGGGACTTTATGGTGTTTTAAAGCCTATGGATCTAATTCAGCCCTATCGCTTAGAAATGGGTAAGAAATTAGAAACTCCGAAAGGAGAAAACCTTTATCAATTTTGGGGAGATAAAATTACCAATGCAATTAATAAGGATTTAATAGAAAATAATCATTCCCATTTAATAAATCTGGCCTCTAACGAATATTATAAATCCATAAAAAGTAAAAATATTAAGGCCGATATCATAAGCCCTGCTTTTAAAGATTTAAAAAATGGTGAGTACAAAATAATTAGTTTTTATGCTAAAAAAGCACGAGGATTAATGACTCGTTTTATTATTCAAAATAAAATTACAAATCCAGACGACCTAAAAGCTTTTGATTTAGATGGATATATCTACAATCCGAACTTATCGAAAGAAAATGCTCCTGTTTTTACTCGCGATCATTAA